CACGGGCGGCGCGCTGAAGACAGACGAGCAGGGCGCGCCGGACGTGGTGCGCCTGGGCACCGTGAGCTTCCAGATCATCCTGAGGAAGGACCGGCTGGGCGTGCGGGTGAAGGATTCGGAGGCGGCGGCGCGCAAGCAGTTCCACGGCATCCCCATGTATCCGGCCAGCGCGGACTGGAAGGTGGAGGCGAAGCTGGTGCCGGACGACAAGCCGCGCATGATCAGCGTGCCGACGGTGCTGGGCCATGCGGAGGAGATGAAGTCCGCCGGCACGCTCGTCTTCACGGTGGCGGGCAAGGAGTACCGCCTGACGCCCGTGGGGGAGGAGGGAGACGGAGAGCTGTTCATCGTCTTCGGCGACGAGACGAACCGCGACACGACCTACGGCGCCGGCCGCTTCCTCGAAGCACCGCTGCCGGACAAGGACGGGCGCGTCGTGCTGGACTTCAACCGCGCCTACAACCCGCCGTGCGCCTTCTCGCGCTTCGCCACCTGCCCGCTGCCTCCGCGCGGCAACCGCCTGCACCTGCGCGTGGAGGCCGGTGAGAAGCGCGCGGGAGAGCACTGACCCCTCGAAATGCCTCCGCCCGCTTCCCTCCAGGAGGGAAACGGGCGGCGTGGGGGTGGCACTCAGGTGAAGCCTCAGAGCTGGATGTTCTTCTCCACGTCCGCCATGCGGAAGCGCGCCA
This DNA window, taken from Corallococcus coralloides DSM 2259, encodes the following:
- a CDS encoding DUF1684 domain-containing protein; this encodes MSTLALVLSLALQASPPAKPLPKPAAQAEKKAPSEDVAAATQAWHAERLKHLQSPDGWLTLVGLTWLKEGEQTAGSAPDSAVPLPSPAPAQAGTFVRKGNSVSFQPAPGVAFTLEGKPFTGGALKTDEQGAPDVVRLGTVSFQIILRKDRLGVRVKDSEAAARKQFHGIPMYPASADWKVEAKLVPDDKPRMISVPTVLGHAEEMKSAGTLVFTVAGKEYRLTPVGEEGDGELFIVFGDETNRDTTYGAGRFLEAPLPDKDGRVVLDFNRAYNPPCAFSRFATCPLPPRGNRLHLRVEAGEKRAGEH